A genomic region of Branchiostoma lanceolatum isolate klBraLanc5 chromosome 4, klBraLanc5.hap2, whole genome shotgun sequence contains the following coding sequences:
- the LOC136432079 gene encoding mucin-2-like encodes MNPAALCAWGVVAMVIMSAQAAPTGGSGTPTASPTETPITSPSCEDKNRRVCVRMARARQCYMHPVRESCAKSCGTCDGAVSTTVTEGPSCEDKDTAVRCAAYARNNLCRFQHVSKLCPKTCGTCDDAEAPTASPTAQLTASPTASPTEGPSCEDKDTAVRCRVYGRNGDCRFRQVSKVCPKTCGTCDDAVSTTVTEGPSCEDKDTAAHCLAYTRNGFCRFLHVSKLCPKTCGTCDDAEAPTASPTAQLTASPTASPTEGPSCEDKNTAVVCFAYTRNGFCRFLHVSKLCPKTCGTCDGAEAPAASPAASPAASPAASPAASPAASPAASPAASPAASPAASPAASPTASPTEGPSCEDKHVSCPRVKQLRLCFLPCVGMFCPKTCGTCRGAVAPTEAPTETPTAFPTEAPTESPTETPTAFPTEAPTESPTETPTAFPTEAPTVAPDCADIIYNCPFYDRYELCYDEHLKRCCPESCGTPVLDDDDDDVLAI; translated from the exons ATGAACCCTGCAGCGCTGTGTGCCTGGGGAGTGGTCGCCATGGTGATCATGTCCGCTCAAGCAGCTCCTACAG GAGGTAGTGGAACCCCCACCGCATCTCCTACTGAAACTCCCATTACATCTCCCAGCTGTGAGGACAAGAATCGCAGAGTCTGTGTCAGAATGGCGCGGGCAAGGCAATGCTATATGCACCCCGTGAGGGAGTCCTGTGCCAAGTCTTGCGGCACATGTGATGGTGCTGTATCTACCACTGTCACTGAAGGTCCTAGCTGTGAGGACAAGGACACAGCTGTGCGCTGTGCGGCATACGCACGCAATAACCTTTGCCGTTTTCAGCACGTGAGTAAGCTCTGCCCCAAGACTTGCGGCACATGTGATGATGCTGAAGCTCCCACCGCATCTCCCACTGCACAGCTCACTGCATCTCCTACCGCATCCCCCACCGAAGGTCCCAGCTGTGAGGACAAGGACACAGCTGTGCGCTGTCGCGTATACGGACGCAATGGCGACTGCCGTTTTCGGCAAGTGAGTAAGGTCTGCCCCAAGACTTGCGGCACATGTGATGATGCTGTATCTACCACTGTCACCGAAGGTCCCAGCTGTGAGGACAAGGACACAGCTGCGCACTGTCTCGCATACACACGCAATGGCTTTTGCCGTTTTCTGCACGTGAGTAAGCTCTGCCCCAAGACTTGCGGCACATGTGATGATGCTGAAGCTCCCACTGCATCTCCCACTGCACAGCTCACTGCATCTCCTACCGCATCCCCCACCGAAGGTCCCAGCTGTGAGGACAAGAACACAGCTGTGGTCTGTTTCGCATACACACGCAATGGCTTTTGCCGTTTTCTGCACGTGAGTAAGCTCTGCCCCAAGACTTGTGGCACATGTGATGGTGCTGAAGCTCCCGCCGCCTCTCCCGCCGCCTCTCCCGCCGCCTCTCCCGCCGCCTCTCCCGCCGCCTCTCCCGCCGCCTCTCCCGCCGCCTCTCCCGCCGCCTCTCCCGCCGCCTCTCCCGCCGCCTCTCCCGCCGCCTCTCCCACCGCATCTCCCACCGAAGGTCCCAGCTGTGAGGACAAACACGTGAGCTGTCCCAGAGTGAAACAACTTCGTCTCTGCTTTCTGCCGTGTGTGGGGATGTTCTGCCCGAAGACTTGCGGCACTTGCCGCGGTGCTGTAGCTCCCACTGAAGCTCCAACTGAAACTCCAACTGCATTTCCCACTGAAGCTCCAACTGAATCTCCCACCGAAACTCCAACTGCATTTCCCACTGAAGCTCCAACTGAATCTCCCACCGAAACTCCAACTGCATTTCCCACTGAAGCTCCCACTGTAGCTCCCGACTGTGCTGACATCATCTACAACTGTCCCTTCTATGATAGATATGAGCTCTGCTATGACGAGCACTTGAAAAGGTGCTGCCCCGAGAGTTGCGGTACGCCAgtacttgatgatgatgatgatgatgtacttgCCATATAG
- the LOC136434053 gene encoding cerebellin-3-like yields the protein MGASWKELSLSAVLVLLCAGGVAGKELKCVCEDDPGVYRYSLTRTHGSGRVSRPSGPQGVTADNKRGRVLGKPDDPANLVEHGAPGVRGKKVRSSARRAAKRAHKLGVVGQIVGSRNNGLPAFTAVRSHDLAAMDGNIVITFDQTQANVADDFDAASGVFICQVSGVYYFSFGMRKAEGTDSAVMLMRNGQAVAVAHSTGRAGTEMLAQGAVIVLQAKDRVHTELRVGSVLDGSKNEPAIVFSGFLIQRK from the exons ATGGGTGCGTCTTGGAAGGAGTTATCCCTGTCCGCCGTCTTGGTGCTTCTGTGCGCGGGCGGGGTCGCGGGGAAGGAGCTGAAGTGCGTGTGCGAGGACGACCCGGGGGTTTACAGGTACAGCCTCACGAGGACGCACGGCTCCGGGAGGGTCAGCAGACCCAGCGGGCCGCAGGGCGTCACGGCCGACAACAAGCGGGGACGGG TGCTTGGCAAGCCTGACGACCCCGCTAACCTGGTGGAGCACGGCGCCCCCGGAGTCCGCGGGAAGAAGGTCCGCTCCTCCGCCCGACGAGCCGCCAAGAGGGCGCACAAG CTCGGAGTGGTGGGTCAGATCGTCGGCTCCCGGAACAACGGGCTGCCGGCCTTCACAGCGGTGCGCTCGCACGACCTGGCCGCCATGGACGGCAACATCGTCATCACGTTCGACCAGACGCAGGCCAACGTCGCCGACGACTTCGACGCGGCGTCGGGCGTGTTCATCTGCCAG GTGAGCGGCGTGTACTACTTCTCGTTCGGCATGCGGAAGGCGGAGGGCACGGACAGCGCGGTGATGCTGATGCGGAACGGCCAGGCCGTGGCGGTGGCGCACAGCACGGGTCGGGCGGGGACGGAGATGCTCGCACAG GGTGCGGTTATCGTCCTGCAGGCCAAGGACAGGGTTCACACGGAGCTGCGGGTGGGCAGCGTCTTGGACGGCAGCAAGAACGAGCCCGCCATCGTCTTCTCCGGGTTCCTCATCCAGAGGAAGTAG